In Blastopirellula sp. J2-11, a single genomic region encodes these proteins:
- a CDS encoding ATP-binding cassette domain-containing protein: MSLAAISIENVSYSYGARRALNDLSLQIEAGEIFVFLGPNGGGKTTLFRLLSTLAPLQAGKIDLLGFDLASQRDQIRRRIGVVFQSPSLDKKLTVAENMRQQSALYGLSGAAARDAEDRMMRQLGVSDRASDLAEQLSGGLRRRVELAKGMIHRPQLLLLDEPSTGLDPGARSSLWEYLQRIRTEQGVTIVLTTHLLEEAEKADRIAILDEGTLVALDRPAALKASVGGDSVTITTRGDVEALAVQLRQIVAEEVRVMESAVRFEAVDASQLAPRIMQSLGDQIESITFGKPTLEDVFIDKTGRQYWREEASDGK; the protein is encoded by the coding sequence ATGTCTTTGGCCGCAATCTCCATTGAAAACGTCTCGTACAGTTACGGTGCGCGACGAGCGCTCAACGACTTGTCGCTGCAGATCGAAGCAGGCGAGATCTTCGTCTTTCTCGGTCCCAACGGCGGTGGAAAGACGACGCTCTTTCGTCTGCTCTCGACGCTCGCGCCGCTGCAAGCAGGCAAGATTGATTTGCTCGGTTTCGATCTGGCGTCGCAGCGCGACCAGATTCGTCGCCGGATAGGCGTTGTCTTTCAGTCTCCCAGTCTTGATAAAAAGCTGACCGTCGCCGAAAACATGCGGCAGCAATCGGCGCTCTACGGACTAAGCGGCGCCGCCGCCCGAGATGCCGAAGATCGCATGATGCGGCAACTTGGCGTGAGCGATCGAGCAAGCGATCTGGCCGAGCAGCTTTCTGGCGGACTGCGTCGTCGCGTGGAATTGGCGAAGGGAATGATTCATCGCCCGCAGTTGCTGTTGTTGGACGAGCCGAGCACAGGGCTAGATCCTGGGGCACGAAGCAGTTTGTGGGAATATTTGCAGCGGATTCGGACAGAGCAGGGGGTGACAATCGTGTTGACGACCCATCTGTTGGAAGAAGCGGAAAAGGCCGATCGGATTGCGATTCTGGATGAAGGAACCCTTGTCGCGCTGGACCGACCGGCGGCGCTGAAAGCGTCGGTCGGGGGCGATTCGGTCACGATCACCACGCGCGGCGACGTCGAAGCGTTGGCAGTGCAATTGCGACAGATCGTCGCCGAAGAGGTGCGCGTGATGGAGAGCGCCGTTCGTTTTGAAGCTGTCGACGCATCGCAGCTAGCCCCACGGATTATGCAGTCGCTGGGAGACCAGATCGAATCGATCACTTTCGGCAAGCCGACCTTAGAGGATGTCTTCATCGACAAGACCGGTCGGCAGTATTGGCGAGAGGAGGCCTCCGATGGCAAGTGA
- a CDS encoding SCO family protein: MNKSLAFFFAIMFVLIGGMMVWFAANAANRNGAMRDVDHPTDNVTVPEDAYVGEFELIDTSGEPFDSSELKGDVWVGSFFFTSCPSICRLLNQQVAALTDEFEGNDVRFVSITCDPVNDTPEVMAKYAKMFEADPQQWKFLTGDLATIKEISEKQFHVGFAKQTHSERMLVVDRNGKLRGSFLATQTSDFQAARKLIKELLAEEPEAEMPAEETQPVKPMSSFTLTERNGEPFDSKSLEGDYWLGSFFFTTCPSTCTLLNLENARLQSEYADRGLKLVSITCDPANDTPNVLTGYAERFGAKPDVWYFCTGDLKYIEQIGAGYFDAIVKPQTHSEQLYLVGSDGKVIDSYIAVNPIQMQLLRKKLDELLGPQPEKSEAAAEPAPAEPKATDETEAQPAAAAATQE, encoded by the coding sequence ATGAATAAATCACTCGCCTTTTTCTTCGCCATCATGTTCGTCCTCATTGGGGGAATGATGGTCTGGTTCGCCGCGAATGCGGCCAATCGCAACGGCGCGATGCGCGATGTGGATCATCCGACCGACAACGTCACCGTTCCGGAGGACGCCTATGTGGGCGAATTTGAGTTGATCGACACCAGCGGAGAGCCGTTTGATTCCAGCGAGCTGAAAGGGGACGTGTGGGTCGGCAGTTTCTTTTTTACGAGCTGCCCATCCATTTGCCGTTTGTTGAATCAGCAAGTCGCCGCTCTGACCGATGAGTTCGAGGGAAACGACGTGCGTTTTGTCAGCATCACCTGCGATCCGGTCAACGATACGCCGGAAGTGATGGCGAAGTACGCCAAGATGTTTGAAGCCGATCCGCAACAGTGGAAGTTTTTGACCGGCGACTTGGCGACGATTAAGGAGATCTCCGAAAAGCAATTTCACGTTGGTTTCGCCAAGCAGACGCACAGCGAGCGGATGTTGGTGGTCGATCGCAACGGAAAGTTGCGCGGCAGTTTTCTGGCGACGCAAACGTCCGACTTTCAAGCGGCGCGCAAGTTGATCAAAGAGTTGTTGGCCGAAGAGCCGGAAGCGGAAATGCCGGCGGAAGAGACCCAACCGGTTAAGCCGATGTCGTCGTTCACATTGACCGAACGCAACGGGGAGCCGTTTGACAGCAAGTCGCTGGAAGGAGACTATTGGCTCGGCAGTTTCTTTTTTACGACTTGCCCATCGACCTGCACGCTGTTGAATCTAGAGAATGCTCGACTTCAGTCCGAGTATGCCGATCGCGGCCTGAAGCTTGTCAGCATTACGTGCGATCCGGCGAACGATACGCCCAACGTATTGACCGGCTACGCCGAGCGTTTCGGAGCGAAACCAGACGTTTGGTACTTTTGCACCGGTGATCTGAAATACATCGAGCAAATCGGCGCCGGCTACTTTGACGCGATCGTGAAACCGCAGACCCACAGCGAACAACTTTATCTGGTAGGGTCTGACGGCAAAGTGATTGACTCGTACATCGCCGTCAATCCGATCCAGATGCAGCTCCTGAGGAAGAAGCTGGACGAACTGCTTGGCCCGCAGCCAGAGAAGTCGGAAGCAGCGGCGGAGCCAGCACCGGCTGAGCCGAAAGCGACCGACGAAACAGAGGCGCAGCCCGCCGCAGCCGCCGCTACGCAGGAGTAA
- a CDS encoding COX15/CtaA family protein encodes MALLLVYTTFPLIWVGGLVTTKKAGMAVPDWPNTYGYNLFLYPWTEWIAGPFDLFVEHGHRLLGSVVGMVAIALVIVVSLCDKRRWMLTLSIIALIAVIAQGILGGARVIQDEVLLARIHGCFGPAFFGLTVALAVFTSRRWGGIQPSKVEGSGSLQLLAVTTAALAYVQLLIGSFLRHVPAGGNHGDFRVAVIFHVLVAFLVVAHVIALTTTAWRNHPRAIAVRWWSLTASLIVMVQIGLGVAAWTFKYGWPTFLPGGELIPSFVINAESVAQAGVVTAHVATGSLIVGVTVAIALYSFRYYSPAPASLVSQAVKKSTLQGVTI; translated from the coding sequence GTGGCGCTGCTCTTGGTCTACACCACCTTCCCGTTGATCTGGGTCGGCGGACTGGTGACGACCAAGAAAGCAGGCATGGCGGTGCCCGACTGGCCCAACACGTACGGATACAACCTTTTCCTCTATCCCTGGACCGAGTGGATCGCGGGGCCATTTGACCTGTTTGTCGAGCATGGGCATCGCTTGCTCGGTTCGGTGGTCGGCATGGTCGCGATCGCGCTGGTGATTGTGGTGTCCCTCTGCGACAAACGTCGTTGGATGCTGACGCTGTCGATCATCGCATTGATTGCGGTGATCGCGCAAGGCATTCTGGGAGGCGCGCGAGTGATCCAGGACGAAGTGTTGTTGGCCCGGATTCATGGTTGCTTTGGCCCGGCGTTTTTCGGACTGACCGTTGCGTTGGCCGTCTTCACCTCGCGTCGTTGGGGGGGGATTCAGCCAAGCAAAGTGGAGGGAAGCGGCTCGTTGCAACTGTTGGCGGTCACTACCGCAGCACTCGCCTACGTGCAGCTTCTGATCGGCTCTTTTTTGCGGCATGTGCCGGCTGGAGGAAACCACGGCGACTTCCGAGTCGCAGTGATTTTTCATGTGTTAGTCGCGTTTCTCGTCGTGGCGCATGTCATCGCACTGACGACTACGGCTTGGCGCAATCATCCCCGCGCGATCGCTGTGCGGTGGTGGTCGTTGACCGCATCGTTGATAGTAATGGTGCAGATTGGACTGGGCGTTGCTGCCTGGACGTTCAAATATGGCTGGCCAACTTTCTTACCGGGTGGCGAATTGATTCCAAGTTTTGTCATTAACGCCGAAAGCGTCGCTCAAGCAGGCGTCGTGACGGCGCATGTCGCTACTGGCTCTTTGATCGTCGGCGTGACGGTCGCGATAGCGCTGTACAGTTTCCGTTATTATTCGCCTGCTCCGGCTTCATTGGTTTCGCAAGCAGTGAAAAAATCAACGCTTCAGGGAGTCACGATATGA
- a CDS encoding ABC transporter permease, producing the protein MASETVSPIEPKPLLAAWSLCQREIVRFLRQRNRIIGAIGQPLLFWLLFGAGMSRTFQLPGAATSAGVSFLEYYFSGTLMLIVLFTAIFATISIIEDRNEGFLQSVLAAPIPRWSMVLGKVMGGALLATLQGVLFLLLALTLKVNLGPLNFVVMAVFLLIVGIGLTSLGFLLAWRMESTQGFHAVMNLLLMPLWLLSGAFFPVPWIDAQSPWSQVVMHWVMRLNPVTYAIASLREIMYWGMGDAAPLPGRGLPVEAYWSPSPVTGVVVTIAFAALMLGWACWAAAEPRSGDA; encoded by the coding sequence ATGGCAAGTGAAACGGTTTCGCCGATCGAGCCCAAGCCGCTGTTGGCCGCATGGTCGCTTTGCCAGCGTGAGATCGTACGCTTTTTGCGGCAACGCAATCGGATCATCGGCGCGATTGGTCAGCCTTTGTTGTTTTGGCTGTTGTTTGGCGCTGGGATGAGCCGCACGTTTCAATTGCCGGGGGCCGCGACCTCGGCCGGGGTCAGCTTTTTGGAATATTACTTTTCCGGAACGTTGATGCTGATCGTCTTGTTCACGGCGATCTTTGCGACGATCTCGATCATTGAAGATCGAAACGAAGGATTCCTGCAGTCGGTGTTAGCGGCGCCGATACCGCGCTGGTCGATGGTGCTGGGCAAAGTGATGGGGGGAGCGCTGTTGGCGACGCTGCAAGGCGTCCTCTTCCTACTGCTGGCGCTGACGCTGAAAGTGAACCTGGGACCGCTCAACTTCGTGGTGATGGCGGTCTTCCTGCTAATTGTCGGCATCGGTTTGACGTCGCTCGGATTTTTGCTCGCCTGGCGAATGGAGTCGACGCAAGGTTTTCACGCGGTGATGAATCTGCTGTTGATGCCGCTCTGGCTGTTATCGGGCGCCTTTTTCCCCGTACCGTGGATTGATGCGCAATCCCCCTGGAGCCAGGTTGTGATGCATTGGGTGATGCGTCTGAATCCGGTGACCTACGCAATTGCATCGCTACGAGAGATAATGTACTGGGGCATGGGGGACGCGGCTCCGTTGCCGGGACGCGGACTTCCGGTCGAAGCCTATTGGTCCCCCAGTCCTGTGACTGGCGTGGTCGTGACGATCGCGTTCGCTGCATTGATGCTTGGCTGGGCTTGTTGGGCCGCAGCCGAACCCAGAAGTGGAGACGCCTAA
- a CDS encoding heme-copper oxidase subunit III, producing MSENHDDHHEHGHIQLEYQPALPIPNGKLCLWLFLSTEIMFFAGLIGAYIVLRFGAPTWPTPHDVHLSEPIGAFNTFVLICSSLSVVLSLEAAKSNKTGLAKAWMCLTFVLGLSFLGVKAYEYKEKFAHGIYPAQPHGLLYDKPDVYYASALKVALEDEAKKYPIDSEDPVAKERREVLELLRNGLVQWNTRQATQATNPVEAQALIDSIAYTIQHPHEDHAELTRLQEEKGTLETQLAELAKTETPDPQELSLLKTRIATIDLLTADDAAILHHGVNHSYDWLDLPFVIPSGNMWASTYFLLTGFHAIHVIVGLIVFAIALPATLGVGKANFIEAAGLYWHFVDLVWIFLFPILYLF from the coding sequence ATGTCGGAAAATCACGACGATCATCACGAACATGGTCATATCCAACTGGAGTACCAGCCAGCGCTGCCGATCCCTAACGGCAAGCTCTGCTTGTGGCTATTCCTCTCGACCGAAATCATGTTTTTCGCCGGGCTCATCGGCGCTTACATTGTGCTTCGTTTCGGCGCGCCGACCTGGCCGACGCCGCATGACGTTCATCTGAGCGAGCCGATCGGCGCTTTCAATACGTTTGTGCTGATCTGCTCCAGCTTGTCGGTCGTGCTGTCGCTCGAAGCGGCGAAGTCGAACAAGACGGGACTCGCGAAAGCGTGGATGTGTTTGACGTTTGTGTTAGGGCTCTCTTTTTTGGGAGTCAAAGCGTACGAATACAAAGAAAAATTCGCGCACGGCATCTACCCGGCTCAGCCGCATGGCTTGTTGTATGACAAGCCAGACGTTTACTACGCGTCAGCGCTGAAAGTAGCGCTGGAAGATGAAGCGAAGAAGTATCCGATCGATAGCGAAGACCCGGTCGCGAAAGAACGTCGCGAAGTGTTGGAGTTGTTGCGAAACGGCTTGGTTCAATGGAACACGCGTCAAGCGACGCAAGCCACCAATCCGGTCGAAGCGCAGGCGCTGATCGATAGCATTGCGTACACCATTCAGCATCCGCACGAAGACCATGCCGAGCTTACTCGCCTGCAAGAAGAAAAAGGGACGCTAGAGACGCAATTGGCCGAACTAGCAAAGACGGAAACGCCTGATCCGCAAGAGTTGTCGCTGCTCAAAACCCGCATCGCGACGATCGACTTGCTGACCGCCGATGATGCGGCGATCTTGCATCACGGGGTGAATCACTCCTACGATTGGCTCGACTTACCGTTTGTGATTCCCAGCGGCAATATGTGGGCGAGCACCTACTTTCTGTTGACTGGTTTTCACGCGATTCATGTGATCGTGGGACTGATCGTATTCGCGATCGCACTACCGGCGACGTTGGGCGTGGGCAAAGCGAACTTTATCGAAGCCGCCGGACTCTATTGGCACTTTGTCGATCTGGTCTGGATCTTTCTGTTTCCGATTCTTTACCTGTTTTAA
- a CDS encoding c-type cytochrome: MNAVYSNMGRGDWARWTLLAIGVIATVGCFSPAAQFELNMIAVHKRELESEATFSTQYQLQPIAEILEASFGTPDNPVLPPVPGIEDVLDIEKIKMAAGPYGSDENGKQRGLYRQHCVHCHGITGDGAGPTAAFLNPYPRDYRPGKFKFKSTASGQEPTHEDLNRIIRDGAAGTAMPSFKLLDSDEVEALTHYVKYLSIRGQTELYLIEAEFGELLPAVVKPASERNAEEQEYVESLTEEEREEEKAEFLEEVAFFESRENIVEEVVGPIVEKWMNAGDEVTEIAEKPEMEMKASIAKGRELFFSAKTGCAGCHGESALGDGQTAEADFYDDWTRFYYDPSDPSTLEGYLALGALEPRKLRPRNLRQGVFRGGRRPIDIFWRIRNGIEGAKMPAAPPIVTDEEIWHLVDFVRYGLPYDALSENEPHQPENVRVRN; this comes from the coding sequence ATGAACGCAGTTTACAGCAATATGGGGCGCGGCGATTGGGCGCGTTGGACGCTGCTTGCGATCGGCGTTATCGCGACTGTCGGCTGTTTTTCGCCGGCAGCGCAGTTCGAGCTGAACATGATCGCCGTGCACAAGCGCGAGCTCGAAAGTGAAGCGACATTTTCGACCCAGTATCAACTGCAGCCGATCGCCGAGATTCTGGAAGCCTCGTTTGGTACGCCTGACAACCCGGTTTTGCCGCCGGTCCCCGGAATCGAAGACGTTCTGGATATCGAAAAGATCAAGATGGCGGCCGGTCCGTATGGGAGCGATGAGAACGGCAAGCAGCGTGGTCTGTATCGACAGCATTGCGTTCATTGCCATGGGATCACCGGAGATGGCGCCGGTCCGACGGCCGCCTTTTTGAATCCGTATCCTCGCGATTATCGACCGGGCAAGTTCAAGTTCAAATCGACCGCTTCTGGGCAAGAGCCGACGCACGAAGATCTGAATCGAATCATTCGTGACGGCGCCGCCGGTACGGCGATGCCCAGTTTTAAACTGCTCGATAGCGACGAAGTTGAAGCGTTGACTCACTATGTGAAGTATTTATCGATTCGCGGACAGACCGAGCTGTATTTGATTGAAGCTGAGTTTGGCGAATTGTTGCCTGCGGTGGTGAAGCCTGCGAGTGAACGAAACGCCGAAGAACAGGAATACGTGGAAAGTCTTACCGAGGAAGAACGGGAAGAGGAAAAAGCGGAGTTCCTGGAGGAAGTCGCTTTCTTCGAATCGCGTGAGAATATCGTCGAAGAGGTGGTTGGTCCGATCGTCGAAAAATGGATGAATGCCGGCGATGAGGTGACGGAGATCGCCGAGAAGCCAGAGATGGAAATGAAAGCGTCAATCGCCAAAGGACGCGAACTCTTCTTCTCGGCCAAGACTGGCTGCGCCGGCTGCCATGGCGAATCGGCTTTGGGAGATGGGCAGACGGCGGAAGCTGATTTTTACGACGACTGGACGCGGTTTTATTACGACCCGAGTGATCCCAGTACGTTGGAAGGATATTTGGCGCTCGGCGCATTAGAGCCGCGTAAGCTTCGACCACGCAATTTGCGGCAAGGAGTTTTTCGCGGCGGACGACGCCCGATCGATATTTTTTGGCGGATTCGGAACGGTATCGAAGGAGCGAAAATGCCGGCGGCGCCTCCGATTGTCACCGATGAGGAAATCTGGCATCTGGTCGACTTTGTGCGATATGGACTGCCGTACGACGCTTTAAGCGAAAACGAGCCGCATCAACCGGAAAATGTTCGCGTGCGGAACTAG
- a CDS encoding cbb3-type cytochrome c oxidase subunit I codes for MSTTTIDSHTQAAADEMTVGHFLSTYVFSKDHKVIGIQFLFSTLIWFVVGGMLALGIRWQLAWPWSDMPIIGGMLFPEQGGQIAPEFYTVLVTMHATVMIFLVIIPILAGAFGNFLIPLMIGADDMAFPTLNMLSYWFMWPAFFFFGGAFFCDGHGAAAGWTSYPPLSDMTTSAPSSGAAQTLWLLGVTTVGISSMLGSVNYMTTIIQMRAPGMTMFRLPLTIWAMFITALLQAFALPVLTAAGFMMLADRLIGTGFFLPEGLVVNNSPMAAGGGQPLLWQHLFWFYSHPAVYIMILPAMGMVSDILACFSRKPIFGYKPMVYSICGIAGLGFIVWGHHMFVSGMNPGLGMTFMVATMMIALPSAVKTFNWLGTVYGGKVQFTTPMLFALSFVSMFVIGGLSGIFMAATPVDIVIHDTYFIVAHFHYVLFAGTAMAVFGSIYFWFPKMFGRMMNETAGKIHFALTFIFLNGTFFTMHILGVGGFPRRLADPYHYPTFSHLLTMNQFMTVCAICMVAVQIIFAVNFFYSIFWGPKAGRNPWRANGLEWQAPSPPGHGNFDFQPIVYRGPYEYGSPETEEDFYPQTMPPKQDRDNLA; via the coding sequence ATGAGCACTACGACAATCGATTCACATACGCAGGCCGCTGCCGACGAGATGACCGTCGGGCATTTCCTGTCGACGTACGTATTCTCGAAAGATCATAAGGTCATCGGGATCCAGTTTCTCTTCTCGACGCTGATTTGGTTTGTCGTTGGCGGCATGTTGGCGCTTGGCATTCGCTGGCAGTTGGCCTGGCCCTGGTCCGATATGCCGATCATCGGCGGCATGTTGTTTCCTGAGCAGGGAGGGCAGATCGCGCCCGAGTTCTATACCGTCTTGGTGACGATGCATGCGACGGTGATGATCTTTTTGGTGATCATCCCGATCCTGGCCGGCGCCTTTGGCAACTTTTTGATTCCGCTGATGATCGGCGCCGACGACATGGCGTTTCCGACGTTGAACATGCTGAGCTACTGGTTCATGTGGCCGGCGTTCTTCTTCTTTGGCGGCGCTTTCTTTTGCGACGGACATGGCGCCGCGGCCGGTTGGACCAGTTATCCGCCGCTATCCGACATGACAACTTCGGCGCCGAGTAGCGGCGCTGCACAGACGTTGTGGCTATTGGGAGTGACGACGGTCGGCATCAGTTCGATGTTGGGATCGGTCAACTACATGACCACCATCATTCAGATGCGTGCGCCCGGCATGACGATGTTTCGTTTGCCGCTGACGATCTGGGCGATGTTCATCACGGCGCTGCTGCAAGCCTTCGCGTTGCCGGTTTTGACCGCCGCAGGCTTCATGATGCTGGCCGATCGCTTGATCGGCACCGGCTTCTTTTTGCCGGAAGGCTTGGTCGTCAACAATTCGCCGATGGCGGCCGGCGGCGGACAACCGCTGCTTTGGCAACACTTGTTCTGGTTCTATTCGCACCCGGCGGTCTACATCATGATCTTGCCGGCGATGGGAATGGTCTCGGATATTTTGGCTTGCTTTTCACGTAAGCCGATCTTCGGTTACAAGCCGATGGTCTATTCGATCTGCGGGATCGCGGGGCTCGGCTTTATCGTGTGGGGGCATCACATGTTCGTCTCGGGGATGAATCCGGGACTCGGCATGACCTTCATGGTTGCGACCATGATGATCGCGCTCCCCAGTGCGGTGAAAACGTTCAACTGGCTCGGCACCGTCTACGGCGGCAAAGTGCAGTTCACCACGCCGATGCTGTTCGCGCTCAGCTTCGTCTCGATGTTTGTGATCGGCGGGTTGTCAGGCATCTTCATGGCGGCCACCCCGGTCGACATCGTGATTCACGACACCTACTTCATCGTCGCCCACTTTCACTATGTGTTGTTCGCAGGCACCGCGATGGCGGTCTTCGGTTCGATTTACTTTTGGTTCCCGAAGATGTTCGGCCGCATGATGAACGAAACTGCCGGCAAGATTCACTTCGCGCTGACATTCATCTTTTTGAACGGCACCTTCTTTACGATGCACATTTTGGGGGTCGGCGGTTTTCCTCGCCGCTTGGCTGATCCTTACCATTACCCGACCTTCAGCCATTTGCTGACGATGAATCAATTTATGACGGTTTGTGCGATCTGCATGGTGGCCGTGCAAATCATCTTCGCCGTCAACTTTTTCTACAGCATCTTTTGGGGACCGAAGGCGGGCCGCAATCCTTGGCGCGCGAATGGTCTGGAATGGCAAGCTCCCAGTCCTCCGGGACACGGGAACTTCGACTTCCAGCCGATCGTCTATCGCGGCCCGTACGAATATGGTTCGCCAGAGACGGAAGAAGACTTTTATCCGCAGACGATGCCGCCGAAACAAGACCGAGATAACCTGGCGTAA
- the cyoE gene encoding heme o synthase, with amino-acid sequence MSTTPLAFEERRAGRMAIAVDYVELTKPKIAVMLLAAVAVSGCVATWGQPNLWNLFHAIFGTALVAASSCVWNQWIERRSDQLMKRTRERPLPAGRISAHSAAMFGAALGSIGVSYLLATVGWKVAAIGATTWLLYVVVYTPMKRTTPWNTAVGAIAGALPLLMGWAAMGAPFDLRAAALFAILFFWQFPHFMAIAWIYRKDYAQAGMQMLPVVDPTGVRAGRQAIGAALALTLVSIVPFLNAPLDGAPWCVAAALALGVGQLLLAVRFSVRRDDRSARHLLWASLVYLPAMLGVLLAFPIL; translated from the coding sequence ATGAGCACGACTCCTTTAGCATTTGAAGAACGTCGCGCCGGTCGCATGGCGATCGCCGTCGACTATGTCGAACTGACCAAACCGAAAATTGCCGTGATGTTGTTGGCTGCGGTCGCCGTTAGCGGATGCGTCGCAACCTGGGGACAGCCCAATTTGTGGAATCTGTTTCATGCGATTTTTGGAACAGCCCTGGTCGCCGCTAGTAGTTGCGTTTGGAACCAATGGATCGAACGCCGCAGTGATCAACTGATGAAGCGCACGCGTGAGCGGCCGTTGCCTGCCGGGCGAATCAGCGCCCACTCGGCGGCCATGTTTGGCGCCGCGCTTGGCTCGATCGGCGTTTCTTATTTGCTCGCGACTGTTGGGTGGAAGGTCGCCGCGATCGGCGCGACCACTTGGCTGTTGTATGTCGTCGTTTATACGCCGATGAAACGGACGACTCCTTGGAATACGGCGGTCGGCGCTATCGCCGGCGCATTGCCGCTGCTGATGGGCTGGGCTGCAATGGGAGCTCCGTTTGATCTACGTGCGGCCGCGTTGTTCGCGATTCTGTTCTTTTGGCAGTTTCCGCATTTCATGGCGATCGCGTGGATCTATCGCAAAGATTACGCCCAGGCCGGGATGCAGATGTTGCCGGTGGTCGACCCAACCGGAGTTCGCGCCGGCCGCCAAGCGATTGGCGCCGCTTTGGCGCTGACGCTGGTCAGCATCGTGCCGTTTTTGAACGCTCCCTTGGATGGGGCTCCCTGGTGCGTCGCCGCGGCGCTCGCGCTTGGCGTGGGGCAGCTTTTGTTGGCGGTACGATTTTCGGTGCGTCGCGATGATCGCAGCGCGCGACACTTGCTGTGGGCGTCGTTGGTTTACTTACCGGCCATGCTTGGCGTGTTGTTGGCATTCCCCATTTTGTGA
- a CDS encoding cytochrome c oxidase subunit II, with protein MGRVWSILFLTVPIFGVWTFVSAMNDWWPMNGGAFAFSSGHWFPSLDVSDHVKDHLFYVILYLTGVVFIGTGAVLFWILWRYDGATNADPVVFSHGSHALEVIWSILPAVVLLFIAIYQMDAWAGARMRRPTMADGAIKPPLCRVTGRQFEWRIQYPGEDGRLDTPDDLHILNDLHVPVDEEIVIEIESLDVLHSFFLPNMRVKQDVVPGMRQYVWFHPVKEGVSDIVCAELCGWGHYKMRGRITVDNAAEFDRWYSAAYADQETSQFSLPEEED; from the coding sequence GTGGGTAGAGTTTGGAGCATCCTGTTTTTGACAGTCCCGATTTTCGGGGTCTGGACCTTCGTGTCGGCGATGAACGACTGGTGGCCGATGAACGGCGGAGCCTTTGCGTTTTCGTCGGGACATTGGTTCCCGTCGCTCGACGTCAGCGACCATGTCAAAGATCACTTGTTTTACGTCATTCTCTATTTGACCGGCGTCGTGTTTATCGGCACGGGCGCGGTTCTGTTCTGGATTCTCTGGCGTTATGACGGCGCGACCAATGCGGATCCGGTCGTCTTCTCGCATGGTAGTCATGCGTTGGAAGTGATCTGGTCGATCTTGCCGGCGGTCGTGCTGTTGTTTATCGCGATTTACCAAATGGATGCTTGGGCCGGAGCGCGGATGCGACGACCAACGATGGCGGATGGTGCGATCAAGCCGCCGCTGTGTCGGGTGACCGGACGTCAATTTGAATGGCGGATTCAATACCCGGGCGAAGATGGTCGGCTCGATACGCCGGACGACTTGCACATTTTGAATGACCTGCATGTTCCCGTTGACGAGGAAATCGTCATCGAGATCGAAAGCTTGGACGTGTTGCACAGCTTTTTCCTGCCCAACATGCGAGTCAAGCAAGACGTCGTGCCAGGCATGCGGCAATACGTCTGGTTTCATCCGGTGAAAGAAGGGGTGAGCGACATCGTTTGCGCCGAGCTTTGCGGCTGGGGACATTACAAGATGCGCGGTCGGATTACGGTCGATAACGCCGCCGAGTTTGATCGCTGGTATTCGGCCGCTTACGCCGATCAGGAGACTTCGCAGTTCAGCCTGCCTGAGGAAGAAGATTAA
- a CDS encoding cytochrome C oxidase subunit IV family protein, which produces MSPTEHAESHHEAGHDHEHEHGGTGKYWAVFLALCVLTGCSFLTYFEMWHNAIPVSVSRAFMMAVSCSKALLVMAFFMHLIWEANWKWVLTVPAAMMSLFLVCMLIPDIGYRTYHYSSHRWNHTPEPIEQEAHPVEGATAVPQPGH; this is translated from the coding sequence ATGTCGCCTACCGAACACGCGGAATCACATCACGAAGCAGGCCATGATCACGAACATGAACATGGCGGCACCGGCAAGTATTGGGCCGTCTTTCTGGCCCTGTGCGTGCTGACAGGGTGTTCGTTTTTGACCTATTTCGAGATGTGGCATAACGCGATTCCCGTCAGCGTTAGCCGCGCCTTTATGATGGCCGTATCGTGCAGTAAGGCCCTGCTAGTCATGGCCTTCTTCATGCACTTGATCTGGGAAGCGAACTGGAAATGGGTGTTGACCGTTCCGGCTGCGATGATGTCCCTTTTTCTCGTGTGCATGTTGATTCCCGATATCGGCTATCGAACCTATCACTACAGCAGCCATCGCTGGAATCACACACCCGAACCGATTGAGCAGGAAGCGCATCCGGTCGAAGGCGCTACAGCTGTTCCGCAGCCTGGGCATTGA